From the Streptomyces nodosus genome, the window CGATCTGGCGGGGCCGGCCGCGGACGTCGAGCATGCCGTCCGGTTCCGCCGGTGGCTGCGGGTCTCCGGGCTGGTGCTTGGCCTGGTGGGTGGTGCGGAGGCAGTCGTCGTGGCTGGTGACGGTTTTCTCCACGGCCTTGGCGAGGTTGTTCCACAGGTGCCAGGCGTCGGCGACCTGGACGGCCTGAGGGGCGGCCGTTCTGGCGGCTTCCGCGTAGGCGGAGGCGCGATCTCGGCAGATGATCTGAACCTCGGGGTGGCCGGCCAGCCAGCGGGCCACCGGTGCGGCCTCGCGGCCGATCGGTCGACGGGTCTCCAGATCGACCAGCAGCGTGGCATAGGTGTGGCCCTTGAGTAGGGCGAAGTCGTCGATGCCCAGGACCCGGACGGGCCCCGGTCCGGTCAGCACGGTGGTCCGCAGCAGCCTCAGCAGGATGTCCTTCGCCGCGGTCATGCCTAGCCTTCGGGCGAGCCGTGCGCCGGGCCGTCCGGCCAGCGCCTGAGCAACGCTGCCGAGGAGGTCTCGCAGGACGGGCGTGTACCGTGCGTGCGGCCGGGTCAGTCCCGGAATCTGCTCGGCGAAGGTGACCGACGAACACTCGGCCGTCAGACACTTGAACCGCCGTGTCAGCACCACGATCACCACCGGCAGCCGGCCCAACGGCACGTCCGCGAGCCGCCGTTCGTACCGACCGTGTATTCGGCCGGACCGCCTTCCGCACCCCGGACACCGCGCCGAACGTGTACGAGATTGTGCACGTAGCACGACCACGCCAGCGTCCCTGTGCACCGACTCAGCTGGAGTACTAAGCAGTGAACGCGCTGGCCCTTTGCCGCAGAAGAATCTGCAGCAAGCGGCTCTGGCGACAGGGGCACCCGTGCTACACGCTGCCGAGGTCCCCCGATCGGTTGGCAGACCACCACGAAAGATGGACACCAGGGCACCTGCAGAGCGGTCCGTGTCAGGCGGGATCGCTGGGGCGGGCGAGTCCGAGGTCGTAGGCGAGGATCACGGCCTGGATCCGGTCCCGGGCTCCGATCTTGGCGAGGACTTTTCCAACGTGGGTTTTGACGGTGGACTCGGACAGGGACAGGGCTTCGGCTATCTCGGTGTTGGTCCAGCCTCGGCCGATGGAGAGAAGCACCTCATGCTCTCGTTCGGTCAGGGAGCGGATCCTCGGATCGCTTTCGGCTTGCCCGTCCTGCGGGTGCCTGGGGAGTCGGTGGGCATAGGTGTCCAGGAGACGGCGGGTCAGGCTGGGGGCGATGACCGCGTCGCCCGAGGCGACGGCTCGGATTCCGGCGAGCAGCTCTTCGGGCAGGGCGTCCTTGAGCAGGAAGCCGCTGGCTCCGGCGCGTAGTGCGGAGTGTGCGTATTCGTCCAGGTCGAAGGTGGTGAGGACCAGGATGTGGGAGCGGCCGCCGGTGGCGGCGATGCGGCGGGTGGCCTCGATTCCGTCCATGCCGGGCATCCGCACGTCCATGAGGACCACGTCCGGGCGCAGTTCGGCGACTCGGCGCACCGCCTCGGCGCCATGGGCGGCCTCGCCGATGACCTGGAAGCCAGGTGTGGTTTCCAGGAGCATCCGGAAGGCCAGGCGTTGCAGTGGTTGATCGTCGGCGATCAGTACAGTCGTCATGCCGTTTCGGCCGTTCGTCCTCGCGACGTGAGAGCGGGGGGCACGCGGAGCGCGGCGTGTACGGTCCAACCACCACCCGGGCGTGGCCCAGCGGTGACCGTCCCCTCGTACACGGCGGCGCGTTCCTTCATGCCCACAATGCCGTGCCCAGCGCCACTGGCCTCTTTCTCACGCGATGGCTGGGACTGAGTGGAAGCGGTGGGGGGTCCTGTGTCCTCGATACGGATGTGCAGGGCGTCGGCGTCCCGTGACACGGTGACCGATGCCTGGGTCTTCTTGCCCGCGTGTTTCAGCATGTTGGTGAGCGCCTCCTGCACGATCCGGTAGGCGGCGAGTTGGGTTCCGGTGTCCAGTGTCACCAGTCCTCCGGTGGTGGTGAGGGTGATCTCCGGGCCGGCGGCGCGGACGCGGTCACACAGGGAGGCAAGGTCCGAGAGGCCCGGCTGGGGGTGGAGGGCCGGCTGCTCTGCGGCGTCCTGGTCTTGTTCGTCGTGCAGTACGGTCAGCGTGCGGCGCAGTTCGCTGAGGGCCTGGCGGCCGCTGCCGCTGATCAGCTGCAGGGCCTGTCTGCTGCGTTCCGGGGCCGCCCCGATCGCCTGGGCGCCTCCGTCGGCGAGTCCGATCATGACGGAGAGGTGGTGACCCACAATGTCGTGCATGTCGCGGGCGATGCGGGTGCGTTCCGCGGCGACGGCCAGTCGGTCGCGCTGTTCGCGTTCGATCTCCAGCTGTGCTGCGCTCCGTCGTAGTGCCGCCAGATAGTCCTGGTTGACCCGTAGGCCCAGTCCCAATGCCATGGCAGCGGTGGCGGTGCTCCAGAGGAAGAACAGTGCGCCGATCGGGGAAATGGCGTCGGGGACCCGCAGCGCCGCCTGTACGAGGGCGGCGAGCACCCACGCGCCGCCGACTGCGAGGTGCCGCAGGCGACCGTGCCGGGCCAGGCTGTAGAGGGCGACGAACACTGCGATGTCCGTGTTCAGCAGGACGTCGAGTGGCCACTGGATCAGGAAGACCGCCAGCACGGCGGCGAGGGCGGCGGAGGGCTTCTTGCGCCGCCACAGCAAAGGAAGCGTGAGGCCCAGTTGCAGGCCAATGATCCCGGTCGTGGGCAGCCCCGCCTTCCTGGCGAAGGCAGCCTCGGAGATCAGGTCCGGGATGCCGATGGCCAGCAGGACGACCAGCACGACGCAGACGTCCAGCACCCACGGCCGTCTTCGGTCGGCGTGCCGCAGTCGTCGTCCGGCACCGACCCACCGTTCGGCCTGTGGATGGCTCCACATCGGGCTCTGCGTCGTCACACTCACTCCTCCATCATCGGCGGCCAGCGCGGGCGACGCCCCAGGCCCGTGCCTGGTGACGCCCCCCCTGCGTTCCCCGTCCCGCCTGCGTCAGGCGTCGCTGCGCTTCAGACGGATGGCGGCGCCGACGAGCGCCAGCGCGGTCCATCCCAGCAGCACGGCGAGCCCGCCGCCGGGGGACAGCGCGTCGTGGGTCAGTGCCAGTGTGTACATGGACGCCCCTGCATTACTGGGCAGATACGGGCTGATGTGCTGGTCCCAGGACGCGGGCAGCAGCGTGGTCAGCCCCCGGACGGTGAGCAGCAGCACGACCAGGACCGTGATGCCTCCGGCCACCGAGCGCAGCAGGGCGCCCAGGGAAATGCCGATCACGCCAACCAGGGCAAGGTAGAGCCCGCTCCCCAGCAGGCTGCGCAGCACCCCCGCGTCTGATGGCGACAGCGCCGCGGGCGTCCCGGACAGCAAAGGCCTGCCGATCAGGAACGCTGCGAGCGCCCCGGCGCTGCCCACGGCGAAGGAGACCGTCGCGTAGATCGCGGCCTTGGACCACAGGACGGGCAAGCGCCGTGGAACCGCCGCCAGCGTGGACGAGATCATGCCCGTCGAGTACTCGGCGGCCATGACCAGGACGCCCACCG encodes:
- a CDS encoding ISL3 family transposase, giving the protein MSIFRGGLPTDRGTSAACSTGAPVARAACCRFFCGKGPARSLLSTPAESVHRDAGVVVLRAQSRTRSARCPGCGRRSGRIHGRYERRLADVPLGRLPVVIVVLTRRFKCLTAECSSVTFAEQIPGLTRPHARYTPVLRDLLGSVAQALAGRPGARLARRLGMTAAKDILLRLLRTTVLTGPGPVRVLGIDDFALLKGHTYATLLVDLETRRPIGREAAPVARWLAGHPEVQIICRDRASAYAEAARTAAPQAVQVADAWHLWNNLAKAVEKTVTSHDDCLRTTHQAKHQPGDPQPPAEPDGMLDVRGRPRQIVATIRERHRGPQELLTQGRSLRGISRDLDLDYYAVRRYSRTANVDELLVKVTQRRTLLDDYVRDQGFSGDRSVVNSHVRLLKQGTITAPPPPALPKPRRALRWIMTRPERLRSKEAVGLKEIRAACPELDAAVGHVRAFAVLMHEHRGEDLNEWIEQVRQHDLPALRQFANGLLHDRDAVVAGLSSTWSSGQVEGQVTRVKLIKRAGYGRAKLDLLRTRILLRL
- a CDS encoding response regulator translates to MTTVLIADDQPLQRLAFRMLLETTPGFQVIGEAAHGAEAVRRVAELRPDVVLMDVRMPGMDGIEATRRIAATGGRSHILVLTTFDLDEYAHSALRAGASGFLLKDALPEELLAGIRAVASGDAVIAPSLTRRLLDTYAHRLPRHPQDGQAESDPRIRSLTEREHEVLLSIGRGWTNTEIAEALSLSESTVKTHVGKVLAKIGARDRIQAVILAYDLGLARPSDPA
- a CDS encoding sensor histidine kinase, with the translated sequence MTTQSPMWSHPQAERWVGAGRRLRHADRRRPWVLDVCVVLVVLLAIGIPDLISEAAFARKAGLPTTGIIGLQLGLTLPLLWRRKKPSAALAAVLAVFLIQWPLDVLLNTDIAVFVALYSLARHGRLRHLAVGGAWVLAALVQAALRVPDAISPIGALFFLWSTATAAMALGLGLRVNQDYLAALRRSAAQLEIEREQRDRLAVAAERTRIARDMHDIVGHHLSVMIGLADGGAQAIGAAPERSRQALQLISGSGRQALSELRRTLTVLHDEQDQDAAEQPALHPQPGLSDLASLCDRVRAAGPEITLTTTGGLVTLDTGTQLAAYRIVQEALTNMLKHAGKKTQASVTVSRDADALHIRIEDTGPPTASTQSQPSREKEASGAGHGIVGMKERAAVYEGTVTAGPRPGGGWTVHAALRVPPALTSRGRTAETA
- a CDS encoding ABC transporter permease; its protein translation is MSTMTTESPVAAPTKPARPTYRVTVRGVLRSEWTKLWSLRSTWIMLGLALLLLVGFGVFAAVRYRSQVDAGQSASGPFSGAFSDASAVSLSVFGINLGQLIMGTVGVLVMAAEYSTGMISSTLAAVPRRLPVLWSKAAIYATVSFAVGSAGALAAFLIGRPLLSGTPAALSPSDAGVLRSLLGSGLYLALVGVIGISLGALLRSVAGGITVLVVLLLTVRGLTTLLPASWDQHISPYLPSNAGASMYTLALTHDALSPGGGLAVLLGWTALALVGAAIRLKRSDA